A part of Clarias gariepinus isolate MV-2021 ecotype Netherlands chromosome 14, CGAR_prim_01v2, whole genome shotgun sequence genomic DNA contains:
- the enpp7.2 gene encoding ectonucleotide pyrophosphatase/phosphodiesterase family member 7 → MLLTISIWLFAISPAFFAPIKEPCTTGSNKLLLISFDGFRWDYDRDVDTPNLNKMAQDGVKATYVIPPYITITSPSHFTLLTGRYIENHGVIHNIWFNTTTQEKKQYYRAQFVDDYWDNGSLPIWITAQRQGLKTGSLHFPGTAATYQNERVQVCEVESEFYDYSNETDWRVNVDKVMSDWFKTQDLDFVSLYFGEPDQTGHKYGPDSPERRDAVRKVDRTIGYIRDTAQKHGLSDQLNIIITADHGMTTVLKGDGIKKIILSQIPGFSFRDIAFQLLDYGPNGLLLPKEGMLEKVYRVLKGAHPNLHVYKKEDMPARLHYANHPRILPLVLYADPGYVISGILPVQTNKGEHGFDNQALDMKAFFRAVGPDFHKNLVVGPFETVNVYPLMCHLLGIKHEVNDGSLDNTRHLLVSGGQQCSSKDSDQMSIIIGLAAVAGFLVVVFIIVSSLNVFKRHRTNTRNHQKNKHEDKTDLKLTTM, encoded by the exons ATGTTGTTGACGATAAGTATTTGGTTGTTTGCAATTTCTCCAGCTTTCTTTGCTCCAATCAAGGAACCCTGTACAACAGGAAGTAACAAACTGCTACTAATCTCTTTTGACGGATTCAGATGGGATTATGATCGAGATGTGGACACACCAAATCTCAACAAGATGGCTCAAGATGGTGTAAAAGCTACTTATGTCATCCCACCCTACATAACAATCACTAGCCCAAGTCACTTCACTCTGCTTACAG GACGTTACATCGAGAATCATGGTGTGATTCACAATATATGGTTCAACACCACCACTCAGGAAAAGAAGCAATATTACAGAGCACAGTTTGTTGATGACTATTGGGACAATGGCAGTCTACCGATTTGGATTACAGCTCAAAGACAG GGACTGAAAACGGGCTCCTTGCATTTTCCGGGTACAGCTGCCACATATCAGAATGAAAGAGTgcaagtgtgtgaggtggaatcTGAATTTTATGACTATAGCAATGAGACAGATTGGAGGGTAAATGTGGATAAAGTGATGAGTGATTGGTTCAAAACACAAGATCTGGATTTTGTCTCATTATATTTCGGTGAACCAGACCAGACAGGCCATAAATATGGGCCTGATTCTCCAGAACGGCGTGATGCAGTCAGGAAAGTGGACCGCACCATTGGCTATATACGTGACACTGCGCAAAAACATGGTCTTTCTGACCAGCTGAACATAATCATCACTGCTGATCATGGTATGACTACCGTACTGAAAGGGGATGgaataaaaaagattattctCTCCCAAATCCCTGGCTTTTCATTTCGAGATATTGCATTCCAGTTGTTGGACTATGGCCCTAATGGGTTGCTATTGCCTAAAGAGGGCATGCTTGAGAAGGTTTATCGTGTCCTCAAGGGTGCCCATCCTAACCTCCATGTCTATAAAAAGGAAGACATGCCTGCTCGTCTTCATTATGCAAATCATCCACGTATTTTACCCCTTGTTCTCTATGCTGACCCAGGATATGTAATCAGTGGG ATACTCCCAGTTCAGACTAATAAAGGAGAACATGGATTTGATAATCAAGCCTTAGACATGAAGGCTTTCTTCAGGGCAGTGGGACCTGACTTCCACAAGAATCTGGTGGTGGGACCATTTGAGACAGTTAATGTTTATCCCTTAATGTGTCATCTTCTGGGAATAAAACATGAGGTCAATGATGGATCTCTTGATAACACCAGACATCTTCTAGTCTCTGGTGGGCAACAGTGTAGCAGCAAAG ATTCAGACCAAATGAGCATTATCATTGGCCTAGCTGCAGTGGCTGGATTTCTGGTAGTTGTCTTCATCATAGTTTCATCTTTAAATGTCTTCAAGCGGCATAGAACAAATACAAG gaatcatcagaaaaataaacatgaagacAAAACTGATTTAAAGCTAACAACAATGTGA